One window of Mesoplodon densirostris isolate mMesDen1 chromosome 15, mMesDen1 primary haplotype, whole genome shotgun sequence genomic DNA carries:
- the ZNF397 gene encoding zinc finger protein 397, translating into MESRAVSTPIPQNSQEQELILVKVEESLSWGQKLKQNGSTRSCQELFRQQFRKFCYQETPGPREALGRLQELCCQWLRPELHTKEQILELLVLEQFLSILPEELQIWVQQHSPKSGEEAVTLLEDLEREFDDPGQQVPASPQGPAVPWTDLTCLGASQELTNIELQPLKTQLKPWEPCLSPRSDCENNGSATKKDISGEKSQRLPQEPSFGGISEHESSSEWQQGSATGEILRRSPFQGGSFSQVIFTHKSLGNKDHPEPQRSLILNTNSITYQKVPTEERPYRCDVCGHSFKQHSALTQHQRIHTGEKPYKCSQCGKAFSLRSYLIIHQRIHSGEKAYECSECGKAFNQSSALIRHRKIHTGEKACKCNECGKAFSQSSYLIIHQRIHTGEKPYECNECGKTFSQSSKLIRHQRIHTGERPYECNECGKAFRQSSELITHQRIHSGEKPYECSECGKAFSLSSNLIRHQRIHSGEEPYQCNECGKTFKRSSALVQHQRIHSGDEAYICSECGKAFRHRSVLMRHQRVHTVK; encoded by the exons ATGGAATCCAGAGCAGTTTCAACCCCAATACCTCAGAATTCTCAGGAACAAGAGCTAATACTAGTGAAAGTAGAAGAAAGCCTTTCTTGGGGTCAGAAACTTAAGCAGAATGGGAGTACCCGATCCTGCCAGGAATTGTTTCGCCAGCAGTTCAGAAAGTTTTGCTACCAGGAGACACCTGGGCCCCGGGAGGCTCTGGGCCGACTCCAGGAGCTTTGCTGTCAGTGGCTGAGGCCAGAGTTGCACACGAAGGAGCAGATCCTGGAGCTGCTGGTGCTGGAGCAGTTCCTGAGCATCCTGCCTGAGGAGCTGCAGATCTGGGTTCAGCAACACAGTCCAAAAAGTGGCGAGGAAGCTGTGACTCTGTTGGAGGATTTGGAGAGGGAATTTGATGATCCAGGGCAGCAG GTCCCAGCTAGTCCACAGGGACCAGCAGTGCCATGGACGGATTTGACATGTCTTGGAGCATCCCAGGAGTTAACAAACATCGAACTCCAGCCTCTAAAGACACAGCTGAAACCCTGGGAACCTTGCCTTTCCCCCAGAAGCG ATTGTGAGAATAATGGATCAGCAACAAAGAAGGACATTTCAGGAGAGAAATCGCAAAGACTTCCCCAGGAGCCTTCATTTGGAGGAATTAGTGAACATGAAAGCAGTTCAGAGTGGCAGCAAGGAAGTGCTACAGGGGAGATATTAAGAAGATCCCCTTTCCAAGGGGGCAGTTTTAGTCAAGTAATCTTCACACACAAATCTCTAGGAAACAAAGACCATCCTGAGCCCCAGAGAAGCTTGATTCTAAATACAAACTCTATAACGTATCAGAAAGTTCCTACAGAAGAGAGACCTTACAGGTGTGATGTATGCGGGCACAGCTTCAAACAGCATTCTGCTCTAACACAACATCAGAGAATCCATACTGGAGAAAAGCCATACAAATGTAGCCAGTGTGGGAAGGCCTTTAGTTTGAGGTCCTATCTTATTattcatcagagaattcatagcGGTGAGAAAGCATATGAATGTAgtgaatgtgggaaggccttcaaCCAGAGCTCAGCCCTCATTAGACATCGGAAAATCCATACTGGTGAGAAAGCTTgtaaatgtaatgaatgtggcaaAGCATTCAGTCAAAGTTCATATCTCATTATCCATCAAAGAATTCACACTGGTGAGAAACCCTACGAGTGTAATGAGTGTGGGAAGACCTTTAGCCAAAGCTCAAAGCTTATTAGACACCAGCGAATTCATACAGGAGAAAGACCTTATGAATGTAATGAGTGTGGAAAAGCTTTCAGGCAGAGCTCAGAGCTGATAACCCATCAGAGAATACATagtggagagaaaccctatgaatgtagtGAGTGTGGAAAAGCCTTCAGTCTGAGCTCAAACCTCATCAGACACCAGAGAATTCACAGTGGAGAGGAACCTTATCAGTGTAATGAGTGCGGCAAAACCTTCAAAAGGAGCTCAGCCCTTGTTCAACATCAGAGGATCCACTCTGGGGATGAGGCTTACATATGTAGTGaatgtgggaaggctttcaggCACAGATCAGTCCTCATGCGCCATCAGAGAGTCCACACTGTAAAGTGA